Proteins encoded within one genomic window of Rhododendron vialii isolate Sample 1 chromosome 1a, ASM3025357v1:
- the LOC131331079 gene encoding uncharacterized protein LOC131331079 — protein sequence MEGDVVEMGQTVEILNESFSIGLNRPSVIVLKDESEGKIKDRAASVIFERPSLTMNKHIKPLYITSCLDGMPINRFLVDNGLTTNLIPRFMMQKLGKTDQDLVSCTSTLTDLTGKETTCHGILIMNLTVGSKTLTTHFFVVNSHSSFNVLLGRDWIHSYLAVLSTLH from the coding sequence ATGGAGGGGGATGTTGTAGAGATGGGGCAAACAGTTGAGATTCTAAACGAGTCATTCTCTATAGGACTGAATAGGCCTTCAGTGATTGTGCTAAAGGATGAGAGTGAAGGAAAGATAAAGGATCGGGCAGCAAGCGTGATCTTTGAGAGGCCAAGTCTCACAATGAATAAACACATCAAGCCTTTGTACATCACGAGTTGTCTTGATGGGATGCCGATCAATCGTTTTTTGGTGGACAATGGGTTAACAACCAATCTCATTCCTAGATTTATGATGCAGAAGCTTGGGAAGACAGATCAAGACCTAGTCTCATGCACTTCAACCTTGACTGATTTAACTGGAAAGGAGACAACTTGTCATggtattttgatcatgaatttaaCTGTGGGGTCCAAGACCTTAACAACACATTTCTTTGTTGTTAATTCACATTCTTCCTTCAACGTTCTAttggggagagattggattcactCATATTTAGCAGTTCTCTCAACCCTTCACTAA